In the Setaria italica strain Yugu1 chromosome VI, Setaria_italica_v2.0, whole genome shotgun sequence genome, one interval contains:
- the LOC101778306 gene encoding 2-(3-amino-3-carboxypropyl)histidine synthase subunit 2: protein MEPDIGTRYEIPRTAEFLRAGAYTRVALQFPDEMLKDAAAVARALRQELASGGGVRVFVMADTAYNSCCVDEVGASHIDAQCVVHYGHACMSPTSNLPAFFVFGKAPLDVHACACLMLECSRKSNKRILVLYGLEYAYALVDLRRTFEESCKSNSCNPEVQYADVLCSVMSPSSITTEENNCHLSSGTSCSGDLSINSDLAALNNRCGIECTSSTHKYSLGGVTWTVSVQEKMEDYLIFWIGQDNSAFANIVLTFNKCEIVRYDATENQLSTDVSHLMKVLRRRYYLVEKAKDASIIGILVGTLGVAGYLHIIKQMKELIKAAGKKSYTLVMGRPNSAKLANFPECEVFVYVSCAQTALLDSKDFLAPVITPFEAVLAFSRGREWTGEYLLDFKDLITSEKQEVASAAEEARFSFIKGAYVEDNRAQENMEQSETETSLALAEVTEKALSIQNQNNDAVLYQGRAMSSIDYLKARSYRGLTGEYEGPAPDSILVGRTGRAAGYSDEKTPSAQ from the exons ATGGAGCCCGACATCGGCACCAGGTACGAgatcccccgcaccgccgagttcctccgcgccggcgcctACACCAGGGTTGCCCTCCAG TTCCCCGACGAGATGCTCAaggacgccgcggcggtggcgagggcgcTGCGGCAGGAGCTCGCCTCTGGCGGCGGGGTCAGGGTGTTCGTGATGGCCGACACGGCGTACAATTCCTGCTGCGTCGACGAGGTGGGCGCGTCCCACATCGACGCGCAGTGCGTCGTCCACTACGGCCACGCCTGCATGAGCCC AACATCAAATTTACCGGCTTTCTTCGTGTTTGGGAAGGCACCATTGGATGTCCATGCCTGTGCTTGCTTAATGCTGGAGTGCTCGAGAAAAAGTAATAAGCGTATTCTG GTTTTATATGGACTAGAGTATGCATATGCATTGGTTGACCTTAGACGAACTTTTGAGGAGTCATGTAAATCAAATTCTTGCAATCCTGAAGTCCAGTATGCAGATGTTCTATGTTCAGTTATGAGTCCGTCATCAATTACTACTGAGGAAAACAATTGTCATCTATCGAGTGGAACCTCTTGTAGTGGAGATTTGTCCATAAACAGTGATCTGGCGGCATTGAATAATCGTTGTGGCATAGAATGTACCAGTTCCACACACAAGTACAGCCTTGGCGGTGTTACATGGACTGTTTCAGTTCAGGAGAAAATGGAAGACTATTTGATATTTTGGATTGGACAAGACAACTCAGCATTTGCCAACATTGTGCTTACCTTCAATAAATGTGAAATag TTAGATATGACGCAACAGAAAATCAGCTCTCAACAGATGTCTCTCATCTGATGAAAGTTCTTAGGCGAAG ATATTACCTTGTGGAGAAGGCGAAGGATGCAAGTATTATTGGCATTTTAGTGGGAACTCTGGGTGTTG CTGGTTATCTTCATATAATCAAACAAATGAAAGAACTGATCAAGGCCGCCGGAAAGAAATCTTATACATTGGTCATGGGCCGGCCTAATTCTGCGAAACTTGCGAATTTTCCTGAG TGCGAAGTTTTTGTTTATGTTTCTTGTGCCCAGACTGCTCTGCTGGATAGCAAAGATTTTTTAGCTCCAGTTATTACACCTTTTGAAGCTGTATTAGCTTTTAGCAG GGGAAGAGAGTGGACTGGGGAATATCTTTTGGATTTCAAGGATTTGATCACTTCAGAGAAACAAGAAGTTGCGAGTGCAGCAGAAGAAGCGCGGTTTTCCTTTATCAAAGGTGCCTATGTGGAAGATAATCGTGCTCAAG AAAATATGGAACAATCAGAAACAGAAACTTCACTCGCACTGGCTGAGGTAACAGAAAAGGCACTAAGCATCCAAAACCAGAACAATGATGCTGTCCTTTACCAAGGAAGAGCAATGTCCTCAATCGACTACCTCAAGGCACGTTCATACCGTGGTCTAACTGGAGAATACGAGGGTCCAGCGCCTGATTCAATCTTAGTAGGCAGAACAGGTAGGGCAGCTGGTTACAGTGACGAGAAAACGCCGAGTGCACAATGA
- the LOC101778702 gene encoding probable inactive purple acid phosphatase 2 produces the protein MHYNVAFLFLLVAHLAAGEPTSTTTLTAAPATLTKSDQAITLQWSNLTSPSPLDYVAIYSPPSSGDLDYLGFLFLNASASWATGSGSLTLPRLPDLRAPYQFRLFRWPPGERSKNTRVDQGGDPLPDASRRAAVSGNVAYQGSGARPTQLHLAFTDGADEMRVLFVCGDDGRRFVRYGPTGLREEQWEESLTEARTYDRRHMCDYPANDSVGWRHPGFVFDGVMKGLQPGRRYSYKVGSDSEGWSETYSFISRDTEADETVAFLFGDLGTYVPYNTYFQTPLESLSTVKWILRDLEALGDKPAIISHIGDISYAKGYAWLWDHFFEQIEPIAANTPYHVCIGNHEYDWPSQPWKPSWAANIYNGKDSGGECGIPYSIKFRMPGNSSFPTGTGAPETRNLYYSFDAGVVHFVYMSTETDFTQGSDQYNFIKADLEHVNQSRTPYIVFQGHRPMYTSSNETKDTAHREQMIQHLEPLFVKHNVTLALWGHIHRYERFCPMKNYQCLNTSSRFVFPGAPAHVVIGMAGQDHQPSWEPRPDHPNVPIFPQPQRSMYRGGEFGYTKLVATREKLILTYTGNHDGQVHDKVEIFSLQMDNDTTPDKLVSGLPKNMTYVEIAGCALLALLLGFVAGFGVRKKKDSARWTPVQNEES, from the exons ATGCATTACAATGtcgccttcctcttcctgctcgtcgcccacctcgccgccggcgagcccacATCCACCACGACACTCACTGCCGCCCCGGCGACGCTGACCAAATCGGACCAGGCAATCACCCTCCAATGGTCGAACCTCACCTCCCCGAGCCCGCTCGACTATGTCGCGATCTACTCACCGCCGTCCTCCGGCGACCTCGACTACCtcggcttcctcttcctcaacgCCTCCGCCTCCTGGGCCACGGGCTCCGGCAGCCTCACGCTCCCGCGCCTGCCCGACCTACGCGCGCCCTACCAGTTCCGCCTCTTCCGGTGGCCGCCAGGGGAGCGGTCCAAGAACACGCGCGTTGACCAGGGCGGAGACCCGCTCCCTGACGcgagccgccgcgccgccgtctctgGCAATGTGGCCTACCAAGGATCTGGCGCGCGGCCCACGCAGCTGCACCTGGCGTTCACCGACGGAGCGGATGAGATGCGGGTGCTGTTCGTGTGCGGCGACGACGGGAGGAGGTTCGTGAGGTACGGGCCCACCGGCCTGCGCGAGGAGCAGTGGGAGGAGTCGCTCACAGAGGCGAGGACCTACGACCGGCGGCACATGTGCGACTACCCGGCGAACGACAGCGTCGGCTGGCGGCACCCTGGGTTCGTCTTCGACGGCGTCATGAAGGGGCTGCAGCCAGGGAGAAGGTACTCGTACAAG GTTGGCAGTGATTCTGAAGGATGGAGTGAGACATACAGCTTCATCTCACGTGACACTGAGGCTGATGAGACCGTTGCATTCCTCTTTGGTGACTTGGGCACTTATGTTCCTTACAACACCTACTTTCAAACACCGCTTGAAAGTTTATCAACAGTGAAATGGATCCTCCGTGACCTTGAAGCCCTTGGCGACAAACCTGCAATCATTTCACATATTGGTGACATCAGCTATGCTAAGGGTTATGCATGGTTATGGGATCATTTCTTCGAACAGATCGAACCTATTGCTGCCAATACTCCATATCATGTCTGCATTGGCAATCATGAGTATGACTGGCCTTCCCAACCTTGGAAACCCTCTTGGGCTGCAAACATCTATAATGGGAAGGATAGTGGAGGCGAATGCGGAATACCATATAGCATCAAGTTCAGAATGCCTGGCAATTCTTCTTTCCCTACTGGCACTGGGGCTCCTGAAACCCGGAATCTCTACTACTCCTTTGATGCAGGTGTTGTTCATTTTGTCTATATGTCTACTGAAACTGATTTCACTCAAGGCAGTGACCAATACAACTTCATAAAGGCTGACCTTGAGCATGTCAACCAGAGTCGAACACCATACATCGTGTTCCAGGGTCACCGGCCAATGTACACCTCAAGCAACGAGACCAAGGACACTGCTCACAGGGAGCAGATGATTCAGCACCTGGAACCACTCTTTGTGAAACACAACGTGACACTTGCTCTGTGGGGGCACATCCACAGGTATGAGAGGTTCTGCCCCATGAAAAACTACCAATGCCTAAACACATCGTCGAGGTTTGTGTTCCCTGGTGCTCCTGCACATGTCGTGATCGGGATGGCTGGTCAGGACCACCAGCCAAGCTGGGAACCGAGACCTGACCACCCCAACGTCCCCATATTCCCGCAGCCACAGAGGTCCATGTACCGTGGTGGTGAATTTGGGTACACAAAACTTGTGGCTACAAGAGAGAAGCTGATTCTGACGTATACTGGGAATCATGATGGCCAAGTCCATGACAAAGTTGAAATATTCTCACTGCAAATGGATAATGATACCACACCTGATAAGCTGGTTAGTGGGCTGCCAAAAAATATGACATACGTGGAAATTGCCGGCTGTGCATTGCTTGCACTGCTGCTTGGTTTCGTTGCTGGATTTGGTGTTAGAAAGAAAAAGGACTCTGCAAGATGGACTCCTGTCCAAAATGAGGAATCATAG
- the LOC101779119 gene encoding CD2 antigen cytoplasmic tail-binding protein 2 homolog isoform X1, translating into MEPAEPTRGTKRPLAGEDDDDAGRERKPRFPKGKKAKYRDPGAEGGPSAAAAVDIDSMLNPELAAERRARQRHGQVRDGDEAKGGASDIKGFEVRYSDGVNFVDDGIRIEPFNLEREREEGYFDENGNFVEYARGNEIKDAWLDSVEVDPTFVAKVQNKGKEKVEEFQDLSSDDIGRIKRQIANMLEPGETIMQALKRLKGTSTDKRGKMSEGTKRIFDELTEAAVKLMENGDYNVYSDDRETFEREAAGYERLARARLGLPEVKDASAGTKDIQAPSSILEMDQPSSVLEMDLGASTANISAATAAFNDDDSNLDMFGDDDNNDVKRSSDANTVGSGSNPGPVPQGTLGTSGVEKAENGSVESDYVYDPSSGYYYSSSTGYYYDPNSGYYGSASTGTWYSYDEHTGTYKEVQNEQTGVIKEELGDAIKE; encoded by the exons ATGGAGCCCGCGGAGCCGACGCGCGGCACCAagcgcccgctcgccggcgaagacgacgacgatgccGGCCG GGAGCGCAAGCCGCGGTTCCCCAAGGGGAAGAAGGCCAAGTACCGGGACCCCGGTGCGGAGGGaggcccctccgccgccgcggccgtggacATCGACAGCATGCTGAATCCGGAGCTCGCGGCGGagcggcgcgcgcggcagcgCCACGGCCAGGTCCGGGACGGGGACGAGGCCAAGGGTGGTGCCTCTGACATCAAGGGCTTCGAAGTCCGCTACAGC GATGGTGTTAACTTTGTTGATGATGGTATCCGGATAGAGCCTTTTAATCTGGAGCGAGAGAGGGAAGAAGGGTACTTTGATGAGAATGGGAACTTTGTGGAGTATGCAAGAGGCAATGAGATCAAG GATGCCTGGTTGGATAGTGTGGAAGTTGATCCAACCTTTGTTGCGAAGGTTCAGAACAAAGGGAAAGAGAAAGTAGAGGAGTTTCAAGATCTCTCTTCTGATGACATTGGAAGGATAAAAAGGCAGATAGCAAACATGCTTGAACCAGGAGAAACG ATAATGCAAGCTTTGAAAAGGTTGAAGGGTACATCCACGGATAAACGTGGAAAGATGAGTGAGGGTACTAAGCGTATATTTGATGAGTTGACCGAAGCTGCCGTGAAGCTAATGGAGAACGGTGACTACA ATGTTTATTCAGATGATCGGGAGACCTTTGAACGTGAAGCCG CGGGGTATGAACGTTTGGCACGTGCTCGACTTGGTTTGCCAGAAGTTAAAGATGCTTCTGCAGGCACAAAAGATATCCAGGCACCATCGTCCATACTGGAAATGGACCAGCCATCGTCCGTACTGGAAATGGACCTTGGTGCTTCAACTGCCAATATATCCGCAGCTACTGCTGCATTTAATGATGATGACAGTAATCTTGACATGTTTGGTGATGATGACAATAACGATGTCAAACGTAGTTCGGATGCCAATACTGTAGGTTCAGGTTCAAATCCTGGGCCAGTCCCTCAGGGTACTCTGGGAACCTCAGGTGTGGAGA AAGCTGAAAATGGAAGCGTGGAGTCGGACTATGTCTATGATCCTTCTTCAGG TTACTACTATAGCAGCAGCACAGGCTATTACTATGATCCTAATTCTGGATATTATGGCTCTGCATCTACCGGAACCTG GTACTCATAC
- the LOC101779119 gene encoding CD2 antigen cytoplasmic tail-binding protein 2 homolog isoform X2 codes for MEPAEPTRGTKRPLAGEDDDDAGRERKPRFPKGKKAKYRDPGAEGGPSAAAAVDIDSMLNPELAAERRARQRHGQVRDGDEAKGGASDIKGFEVRYSDGVNFVDDGIRIEPFNLEREREEGYFDENGNFVEYARGNEIKDAWLDSVEVDPTFVAKVQNKGKEKVEEFQDLSSDDIGRIKRQIANMLEPGETIMQALKRLKGTSTDKRGKMSEGTKRIFDELTEAAVKLMENGDYNVYSDDRETFEREAAGYERLARARLGLPEVKDASAGTKDIQAPSSILEMDQPSSVLEMDLGASTANISAATAAFNDDDSNLDMFGDDDNNDVKRSSDANTVGSGSNPGPVPQGTLGTSEAENGSVESDYVYDPSSGYYYSSSTGYYYDPNSGYYGSASTGTWYSYDEHTGTYKEVQNEQTGVIKEELGDAIKE; via the exons ATGGAGCCCGCGGAGCCGACGCGCGGCACCAagcgcccgctcgccggcgaagacgacgacgatgccGGCCG GGAGCGCAAGCCGCGGTTCCCCAAGGGGAAGAAGGCCAAGTACCGGGACCCCGGTGCGGAGGGaggcccctccgccgccgcggccgtggacATCGACAGCATGCTGAATCCGGAGCTCGCGGCGGagcggcgcgcgcggcagcgCCACGGCCAGGTCCGGGACGGGGACGAGGCCAAGGGTGGTGCCTCTGACATCAAGGGCTTCGAAGTCCGCTACAGC GATGGTGTTAACTTTGTTGATGATGGTATCCGGATAGAGCCTTTTAATCTGGAGCGAGAGAGGGAAGAAGGGTACTTTGATGAGAATGGGAACTTTGTGGAGTATGCAAGAGGCAATGAGATCAAG GATGCCTGGTTGGATAGTGTGGAAGTTGATCCAACCTTTGTTGCGAAGGTTCAGAACAAAGGGAAAGAGAAAGTAGAGGAGTTTCAAGATCTCTCTTCTGATGACATTGGAAGGATAAAAAGGCAGATAGCAAACATGCTTGAACCAGGAGAAACG ATAATGCAAGCTTTGAAAAGGTTGAAGGGTACATCCACGGATAAACGTGGAAAGATGAGTGAGGGTACTAAGCGTATATTTGATGAGTTGACCGAAGCTGCCGTGAAGCTAATGGAGAACGGTGACTACA ATGTTTATTCAGATGATCGGGAGACCTTTGAACGTGAAGCCG CGGGGTATGAACGTTTGGCACGTGCTCGACTTGGTTTGCCAGAAGTTAAAGATGCTTCTGCAGGCACAAAAGATATCCAGGCACCATCGTCCATACTGGAAATGGACCAGCCATCGTCCGTACTGGAAATGGACCTTGGTGCTTCAACTGCCAATATATCCGCAGCTACTGCTGCATTTAATGATGATGACAGTAATCTTGACATGTTTGGTGATGATGACAATAACGATGTCAAACGTAGTTCGGATGCCAATACTGTAGGTTCAGGTTCAAATCCTGGGCCAGTCCCTCAGGGTACTCTGGGAACCTCAG AAGCTGAAAATGGAAGCGTGGAGTCGGACTATGTCTATGATCCTTCTTCAGG TTACTACTATAGCAGCAGCACAGGCTATTACTATGATCCTAATTCTGGATATTATGGCTCTGCATCTACCGGAACCTG GTACTCATAC
- the LOC101779119 gene encoding CD2 antigen cytoplasmic tail-binding protein 2 homolog isoform X3, with product MLNPELAAERRARQRHGQVRDGDEAKGGASDIKGFEVRYSDGVNFVDDGIRIEPFNLEREREEGYFDENGNFVEYARGNEIKDAWLDSVEVDPTFVAKVQNKGKEKVEEFQDLSSDDIGRIKRQIANMLEPGETIMQALKRLKGTSTDKRGKMSEGTKRIFDELTEAAVKLMENGDYNVYSDDRETFEREAAGYERLARARLGLPEVKDASAGTKDIQAPSSILEMDQPSSVLEMDLGASTANISAATAAFNDDDSNLDMFGDDDNNDVKRSSDANTVGSGSNPGPVPQGTLGTSGVEKAENGSVESDYVYDPSSGYYYSSSTGYYYDPNSGYYGSASTGTWYSYDEHTGTYKEVQNEQTGVIKEELGDAIKE from the exons ATGCTGAATCCGGAGCTCGCGGCGGagcggcgcgcgcggcagcgCCACGGCCAGGTCCGGGACGGGGACGAGGCCAAGGGTGGTGCCTCTGACATCAAGGGCTTCGAAGTCCGCTACAGC GATGGTGTTAACTTTGTTGATGATGGTATCCGGATAGAGCCTTTTAATCTGGAGCGAGAGAGGGAAGAAGGGTACTTTGATGAGAATGGGAACTTTGTGGAGTATGCAAGAGGCAATGAGATCAAG GATGCCTGGTTGGATAGTGTGGAAGTTGATCCAACCTTTGTTGCGAAGGTTCAGAACAAAGGGAAAGAGAAAGTAGAGGAGTTTCAAGATCTCTCTTCTGATGACATTGGAAGGATAAAAAGGCAGATAGCAAACATGCTTGAACCAGGAGAAACG ATAATGCAAGCTTTGAAAAGGTTGAAGGGTACATCCACGGATAAACGTGGAAAGATGAGTGAGGGTACTAAGCGTATATTTGATGAGTTGACCGAAGCTGCCGTGAAGCTAATGGAGAACGGTGACTACA ATGTTTATTCAGATGATCGGGAGACCTTTGAACGTGAAGCCG CGGGGTATGAACGTTTGGCACGTGCTCGACTTGGTTTGCCAGAAGTTAAAGATGCTTCTGCAGGCACAAAAGATATCCAGGCACCATCGTCCATACTGGAAATGGACCAGCCATCGTCCGTACTGGAAATGGACCTTGGTGCTTCAACTGCCAATATATCCGCAGCTACTGCTGCATTTAATGATGATGACAGTAATCTTGACATGTTTGGTGATGATGACAATAACGATGTCAAACGTAGTTCGGATGCCAATACTGTAGGTTCAGGTTCAAATCCTGGGCCAGTCCCTCAGGGTACTCTGGGAACCTCAGGTGTGGAGA AAGCTGAAAATGGAAGCGTGGAGTCGGACTATGTCTATGATCCTTCTTCAGG TTACTACTATAGCAGCAGCACAGGCTATTACTATGATCCTAATTCTGGATATTATGGCTCTGCATCTACCGGAACCTG GTACTCATAC